The sequence CGCCAACGGGTCCTCGAAATGCGTGTCCGCCCCGTGCTGCGTCACCAGCACCTGCGGCCGGAAGTCCGCCAGCAGCTCCGGCACCACCGCGTGGAACGCCCGCAGCCAGCCCGCGTCCCCCGTACCGGCCGGCAGCGCCACATTGACCGCACCGCCCTCACCGGCCCCCGCCCCGGTCTCCTCCGGCCACCCCGTCTGCGGGAACAGCGTCCGGGGGTGCTCGTGCAGGGAGACGGTCAGGACCCTCGGGTCCTCCCAGAAGGCCGTCTGCACCCCGTCCCCGTGGTGCACGTCCACGTCGACGTACGCGACGCGCTCGGCGCCGAGTTCCAGGAGCCGCGCGATGGCGAGGGCCGGGTCGTTGTAGATGCAGAATCCGGCCGCGCCTCCGGGCATCGCGTGGTGCAGCCCGCCGGTGAAGTTCACCGCGTGCCGGGTCTCGCCCCGCCACACCGCCTCGGCGGCCGCCACGGACTGGCCGGCGATCAGCGCCGACACCTCGTGCATCCCGGCGAACGCCGGATCGTCCACGGTCCCGAGCCCGTACTTCTGGTCCGCCGCGCGGGGATCGGCCGACGCGGCCTTCACGGCCGCCACGTAGTCCGGCCGGTGCACGAGCCGCAGCGTGGAGTCCCCGGCCGGCTTGGCCGCCACCAGGTCCACCGCCCGGTCAAGACCGAACGCGCGCACCAGTCCCATCGTCAGGGCAAGCCTGACCGGGTCCATCGGATGACTGTCCCCGAAGTCGTATCCCGTTACTGCGTCATCCCACATCAGCTGTGCGCGGCCGCTCATGCCCGCCACCGTATCGGGCAGGTTCCGTCCCGAACGACTTGGCGTACACGAGCGTCGCGAGCACCAGCACCATCGGCACCAGCATCGCGCCCCGGTAGCTCCAGGCGTCGCCGAGCGCCCCCACGAGCGGCGAGCCGACCAGGAAACCCACGTAGTTGAAGATGTTCAGCCGGGCGATCGCGGTGTCGCTCGCCCCGGGAAACATCCGCCCGGCCGCGGCGAACGTCTGCGGCACGATCACGCACAGCCCGAGCCCCAGCATCGTGAACCCGAGCATCCCCGTCCACGCCCCGCCCGCCACGGCCACCACACCGAACCCGGCCGCCGCCAGCACGGTCCCGGCCCGCACCACGGCCACCGCCCCGAACCGCCGCACCCCGAAGTCCCCGACGGCCCGCCCCAGCAGCGTCGTCACCATGTAGACGTTGTACGGAACCGTCGACAGCTGCTCCGAGCTCCCCAGCACGTCCTGGAGGTACTTCGCGCTCCAGTTGGAGACCGTCGAGTCCCCGATGTACGCGAAACACATCACCAGGCAGAGCGGCATAAGCAGCCGGAACGACACCGAAGCGCCCTTCCCGCCCCCGGCGCTCCGCTCCCCCTGCTCCTCGCCCCTGCTCCCCTCGACGTACCACCGGCTCCCGGCCAGCGCGACGGGCAGCAGCACCACGACCACCGGCAGATACGAGACCAGCAACGACAGGTCCCAGTGCGCCCCGGCCCACGCCATCGAAGCCCCGGTGATCCCGCCCAGGCTGTACGTCGCGTGGAACCCCAGCATGATGGAACGCCCGTACGCCCGCTGGAGGCTGACGCCCATCATGTTCATGGAGGCGTCCAGCGCCCCGACGGCCAGCCCGAACGCCCCGAGCGCGACGGCCGCCTCCCACACCTCGCTGCCGGCCCCGACCCCGAGGAGCGCGAGCAGGACGACGGGCTGCGCCCACCGCAGGACCACCCGCGGCCGCACCCGCGCGACCACCTTCTCGGTGAGGACGCTGCCCACTCCGGCCAGGATCGGCACGGCGGCGAGGAACACCGGCAGCAGGCCGTCGGATATCCCGTACCGGTCCTGAATGGCGGGAATCCGCGTCACCAGAAGGGCGAAGGTGACCCCCTGCACGAAGAAGCTCAACGCGAGGGACGCCCTGCCGTGCCGCAACCGTGCATCTGTCATGGCCGCGAGCGTAGAGCCAGTTTCTACCCATGGGTAGACACGTCAGGCAAGCAATTCCGGCAGCTGTCCCATGTCGGAGAAGTAGCCGGTCACCCCGGTCAGCCGGTCCGCGGGCATCATCGATGTGAACCCGTACACGTCCATGCCGGCCGCCCGCGCCGCCTCGACCCCGAGCGGGCTGTCCTCGATGACCACGCAGCGCTCGGGCGCGACCCCCATGCGCTCGGCCGCGTGCAGGAAGAGATCGGGCGCCGGCTTCCCCCGGCCCACGTCCTCCGCGCTGAAGATCCACTCTTCCTCGAACCACTGGTCGAGCCCCGTCCTGCGGTGGCTGACCCGGATGCGCTGGTGGCTGCTGGAGGACGCGACACAGTACGGAATACCGTCCGCGACGAGCTTGCCCAGCAGGTCATCGACCCCGGGCACCGGCTCCAGCTCCTGCTCGAACGCGGCGAAGACCCGCGAGTGGAGGGTGACGTCGAAGTCATCCGGCAGCTTCGCCCCGGTCCGCTCCTCCACGAGGTCGTGCACCCGGTGGACGGCGGACCCCATGTAGTCCCGCAGGGACTCCTCGTACGAGGTGGGGTGGCCCAGCTCCGTCAGGTAGCCGGCCAGGATGGTGTTGGAGATCGGCTCGCTGTCCACGAGCACACCGTCGTTGTCGAAGATGACAAGTTCGTAGCGCATGGCACGACCTTAAACGTTCAGAACGCAGAAAAGCCCCGTGCCACAAGGGCACGGGGCTCTTCCTAAAAGGAGTTCGGCGGCGTCCTACTCTCCCACAGGGTCCCCCCTGCAGTACCATCGGCGCTGAAAGGCTTAGCTTCCGGGTTCGGAATGTAACCGGGCGTTTCCCTAACGCAATGACCACCGAAACACTATGAAATAAAC comes from Streptomyces sp. Mut1 and encodes:
- a CDS encoding HAD family hydrolase, giving the protein MRYELVIFDNDGVLVDSEPISNTILAGYLTELGHPTSYEESLRDYMGSAVHRVHDLVEERTGAKLPDDFDVTLHSRVFAAFEQELEPVPGVDDLLGKLVADGIPYCVASSSSHQRIRVSHRRTGLDQWFEEEWIFSAEDVGRGKPAPDLFLHAAERMGVAPERCVVIEDSPLGVEAARAAGMDVYGFTSMMPADRLTGVTGYFSDMGQLPELLA
- a CDS encoding acetoin utilization protein AcuC → MSGRAQLMWDDAVTGYDFGDSHPMDPVRLALTMGLVRAFGLDRAVDLVAAKPAGDSTLRLVHRPDYVAAVKAASADPRAADQKYGLGTVDDPAFAGMHEVSALIAGQSVAAAEAVWRGETRHAVNFTGGLHHAMPGGAAGFCIYNDPALAIARLLELGAERVAYVDVDVHHGDGVQTAFWEDPRVLTVSLHEHPRTLFPQTGWPEETGAGAGEGGAVNVALPAGTGDAGWLRAFHAVVPELLADFRPQVLVTQHGADTHFEDPLAHLAVSLDAQRSVMAACHDLAHSYADDGRWVALGGGGYAVVDVVPRSWTHLVGIAAHAPVDPESVIPASWRDEVYARTRQPGPARMTDGRTPSWASWEDGYDPADRLDQAVLATRRSAFPLRGMLA
- a CDS encoding MFS transporter translates to MTDARLRHGRASLALSFFVQGVTFALLVTRIPAIQDRYGISDGLLPVFLAAVPILAGVGSVLTEKVVARVRPRVVLRWAQPVVLLALLGVGAGSEVWEAAVALGAFGLAVGALDASMNMMGVSLQRAYGRSIMLGFHATYSLGGITGASMAWAGAHWDLSLLVSYLPVVVVLLPVALAGSRWYVEGSRGEEQGERSAGGGKGASVSFRLLMPLCLVMCFAYIGDSTVSNWSAKYLQDVLGSSEQLSTVPYNVYMVTTLLGRAVGDFGVRRFGAVAVVRAGTVLAAAGFGVVAVAGGAWTGMLGFTMLGLGLCVIVPQTFAAAGRMFPGASDTAIARLNIFNYVGFLVGSPLVGALGDAWSYRGAMLVPMVLVLATLVYAKSFGTEPARYGGGHERPRTADVG